The Aeromicrobium sp. Leaf245 genome includes a region encoding these proteins:
- the pafA gene encoding Pup--protein ligase has protein sequence MDRRIFGIENEYGVTCSFKGQRRLSPDEVARYLFRRVVSWGRSSNVFLRNGARLYLDVGSHPEYATPECDDLVDLVTHDRAGERILEGLMLDAQQRLADDGVDGDIYLFKNNTDSAGNSYGCHENYLVGRGGEFSRLADVLIPFLVSRQIICGAGKVQQTPRGTIFSVSQRAEHIWEGVSSATTRSRPIINTRDEPHADAERFRRLHVIVGDSNMSETTTLLKVATTDLVLRMIEAGVTMRDMTLENPIRAIREISHDMTGRRKVQLANGRELSALEIQAEYFGKAAEFVDRHGLHTPTIDRTMDLWERTLKAVESEDLSLVEREIDWVIKFRLLDRYRTAHGMSWADPRIAQLDLAYHDIRRDRGIFYLLQNRGAVARVTTDLGVFQAKSVPPQTTRARLRGDFIKRAQERRRDFTVDWVHLKLNDQAQRTVLCKDPFRSADDRVQRLIDGM, from the coding sequence ATGGACCGGCGGATCTTCGGGATCGAGAACGAGTACGGCGTCACCTGCTCGTTCAAGGGTCAGCGTCGTCTGTCGCCCGACGAGGTCGCCCGCTACCTCTTCCGCCGGGTCGTGTCGTGGGGGCGCAGCAGCAACGTGTTCCTGCGCAACGGCGCGCGGCTCTACCTCGACGTCGGCAGCCACCCCGAGTACGCCACGCCCGAGTGCGACGACCTGGTCGACCTGGTCACGCACGACCGCGCGGGGGAGCGGATCCTCGAGGGCCTCATGCTCGACGCCCAGCAGCGCCTGGCCGACGACGGCGTCGACGGCGACATCTACCTGTTCAAGAACAACACCGACTCCGCCGGCAACTCCTACGGCTGCCACGAGAACTACCTCGTCGGACGAGGCGGCGAGTTCAGCCGGTTGGCCGACGTGCTCATCCCGTTCCTCGTCTCGCGACAGATCATCTGCGGCGCGGGCAAGGTCCAGCAGACGCCCCGCGGCACGATCTTCTCGGTCAGCCAGCGCGCCGAGCACATCTGGGAGGGCGTCTCGAGCGCCACCACCCGGTCGCGACCGATCATCAACACCCGCGACGAGCCGCACGCCGACGCCGAGCGCTTCCGCAGGCTGCACGTCATCGTCGGCGACTCCAACATGAGCGAGACCACCACCTTGCTCAAGGTCGCCACCACGGACCTGGTCCTGCGCATGATCGAGGCGGGCGTCACGATGCGCGACATGACGCTGGAGAACCCGATCCGGGCGATCCGCGAGATCTCCCACGACATGACCGGACGGCGCAAGGTCCAGCTCGCCAACGGCCGCGAGCTCTCCGCCCTGGAGATCCAGGCCGAGTACTTCGGCAAGGCCGCCGAGTTCGTCGACCGGCACGGCCTGCACACCCCCACCATCGACCGCACGATGGACCTGTGGGAGCGCACCCTCAAGGCCGTGGAGTCCGAGGACCTCTCCCTCGTCGAGCGCGAGATCGACTGGGTCATCAAGTTCCGTCTGCTCGACCGCTACCGCACGGCGCACGGCATGAGCTGGGCCGATCCGCGGATCGCGCAGCTCGACCTGGCCTACCACGACATCCGGCGTGACCGCGGCATCTTCTACCTGCTGCAGAACCGCGGAGCGGTCGCGCGGGTGACGACCGACCTGGGGGTCTTCCAGGCCAAGTCGGTGCCACCGCAGACCACCCGGGCCCGGCTGCGCGGCGACTTCATCAAGCGTGCCCAGGAGCGCCGGCGCGACTTCACCGTCGACTGGGTGCACCTCAAGCTCAACGACCAGGCCCAGCGCACGGTGCTCTGCAAGGACCCGTTCCGCTCCGCCGACGACCGCGTGCAGCGGCTCATCGACGGCATGTGA
- a CDS encoding aldo/keto reductase, whose translation MEHRTLGRTGREASVVGLGTWQLGADWGDVSRDDARAVLDAAVDSGVTFLDTADVYGDGRSEQAIADFRRARPALDLTVATKMGRRLDQVPENYVMDNFRAWTDRSRSNLGVDTLDLVQLHCPPSAVVTDDEVYDALDTLVSEGVMSAYGVSVETCDQALAAIARPGVATVQIILNAFRLKPLDEVLPAAQAAGVGIIARVPLASGLLSGRYTVETTFAEDDHRSYNRKGEAFDVGETFSGVDYEVGVQAAREFTDLVPQGVTSAQAAVAWVVAQEGVSTVIPGARSPEQARANARAAAVDVRPELLEGVRRIYDTHLREAVHPRW comes from the coding sequence ATGGAGCACAGGACCCTCGGAAGGACCGGCCGCGAGGCCTCGGTCGTCGGCCTCGGCACGTGGCAGCTCGGAGCGGACTGGGGCGACGTGAGCCGCGACGACGCCCGGGCCGTGCTGGACGCCGCCGTGGACTCCGGCGTGACGTTCCTCGACACGGCCGACGTGTACGGCGACGGCCGCAGCGAGCAGGCCATCGCGGACTTCCGGCGTGCGCGTCCGGCCCTCGACCTCACGGTGGCCACCAAGATGGGCCGCCGCCTCGACCAGGTGCCCGAGAACTACGTCATGGACAACTTCCGTGCCTGGACCGACCGGTCGCGCAGCAACCTCGGCGTCGACACGCTGGACCTCGTCCAGCTGCACTGCCCCCCGAGCGCGGTCGTGACCGACGACGAGGTGTACGACGCCCTCGACACGCTCGTCTCCGAGGGCGTCATGTCCGCCTACGGCGTGAGCGTCGAGACGTGCGACCAGGCACTCGCGGCGATCGCGCGACCGGGCGTCGCGACGGTGCAGATCATCCTCAACGCCTTCCGGCTCAAGCCGCTCGACGAGGTCCTCCCCGCCGCGCAGGCGGCCGGCGTCGGGATCATCGCGCGGGTGCCGCTGGCCAGCGGCCTGCTGAGCGGCCGCTACACGGTCGAGACCACGTTCGCCGAGGACGACCACCGCTCGTACAACCGCAAGGGCGAGGCGTTCGACGTCGGCGAGACCTTCTCGGGCGTCGACTACGAGGTCGGTGTGCAGGCAGCGCGCGAGTTCACCGACCTGGTGCCCCAGGGCGTCACCTCCGCCCAGGCCGCCGTCGCCTGGGTGGTCGCCCAGGAGGGCGTGAGCACGGTCATCCCAGGTGCCCGCTCCCCCGAGCAGGCCCGCGCCAACGCGCGCGCCGCCGCGGTCGACGTCCGGCCCGAGCTGCTCGAGGGCGTCCGGCGCATCTACGACACCCACCTGCGCGAGGCCGTTCACCCCCGCTGGTGA